Proteins encoded together in one Labilibaculum sp. DW002 window:
- a CDS encoding (4Fe-4S)-binding protein yields MKKAKKEYSNGVVTVVYEPDLCIHSGVCFKGLPDVFQPGTRPWVKAKGASTDEIIMQIQKCPSRALSFYMNSGDENEEKGPIKAIETGQKVEVFKDGPMMMEGPITLIGSDGHREVLGNSCYFCRCGASKNKPFCDGSHKDIKFKE; encoded by the coding sequence ATGAAGAAAGCAAAAAAAGAATATTCAAATGGAGTGGTTACGGTTGTTTACGAACCAGATTTATGTATTCATTCTGGAGTTTGTTTTAAAGGATTGCCTGATGTTTTTCAACCAGGAACGCGGCCTTGGGTAAAAGCGAAAGGGGCAAGTACCGATGAAATTATTATGCAAATACAGAAATGTCCGTCCAGAGCTCTATCATTTTATATGAATAGTGGTGATGAGAATGAAGAGAAAGGTCCTATAAAAGCGATTGAAACAGGACAAAAAGTAGAAGTTTTTAAAGATGGTCCAATGATGATGGAAGGTCCAATCACTTTAATTGGATCGGATGGACATCGAGAAGTCCTTGGGAATTCTTGCTATTTTTGCAGGTGTGGAGCTTCGAAAAACAAACCATTCTGTGATGGTTCGCACAAGGATATAAAATTTAAGGAATAA